A window of Ptychodera flava strain L36383 chromosome 1, AS_Pfla_20210202, whole genome shotgun sequence contains these coding sequences:
- the LOC139151120 gene encoding tripartite motif-containing protein 2-like translates to MATSTKESKFLEEIDDNFLSCTICSERYKNAKILPCLHSFCEPCLGKLAEKSGVITCPICRRSHELPDTGVSGIDVNLFINELVEVFRKREECSAEARKCQGCRQAESVKHCLECGFDLCRICSGSHGVLPTSRSHRLMTLEEYQVAKSDDPAMLQPPVYCDSHVCNQIKFYCDTCDVSICLECTALDHPRPEHKYRYLKDATEEYSKDLKEEIDKVKVKENEASISKIVVMETIRSLDKCYQTEEKKMKGHIQKTIDDVTRMIREKGDTLLGELKDEYERRKINLNAQLKEMECVESDMSYAREYAEKLMHYGNAAQLMSAKKGIASQMEQLLNLETKTDPDETDYMEFQPCDDFYTTKSVGVLLVSTISDNCQLVDVPEFVRKDGDIIFTIATDIQRTKTVDENVEINAVMTRPDNTLEDITAINNNDGTWSLKSKAKMTGKHEIRVSVFKKPVKGSPVTINVIPMKGLICKFGRSGSGVGELNDAWGVRVTKDGKIRVCERGNNRLQTHTLDGQHSYTTTFSNMPSTASPQFSAVSEDGSVFTTDSNSRKIIVHDENGSVIRCFGENVINYPFGIAISPVNGRVYVGDIHCHCIHIYSQDGHHYKSFGCQGQGNGQLNSPVDIAIDAEGNVSVSDQSNHRIQVFDAEGQYLYSFGSQGSGDNQMCYPRGLSLDSDGSVYVCDHGNNRVMKYDSRGKFICRIDSDDSAESPSGICVTDDKPFGKVLVVNLNKCVQVFAQ, encoded by the coding sequence ATGGCTACGTCTACaaaagagtccaaatttttggAGGAAATTGACGATAACTTCCTATCCTGTACTATTTGCTCAGAGCGGTACAAGAATGCTAAAATTCTACCGTGTCTACACAGCTTTTGTGAGCCGTGTCTAGGTAAGCTGGCTGAGAAAAGTGGCGTTATAACCTGTCCAATATGTCGGCGTTCACACGAACTTCCTGATACGGGTGTGTCTGGCATTGACGtgaatttgtttatcaatgaattGGTGGAGGTGTTCAGGAAACGAGAAGAGTGTTCAGCAGAAGCTAGAAAGTGTCAGGGTTGCAGACAAGCTGAATCCGTCAAACACTGCCTTGAATGTGGGTTTGATTTGTGCAGAATTTGTTCTGGTTCGCATGGCGTATTACCAACAAGCAGGTCACACCGTCTGATGACCTTAGAAGAGTACCAGGTCGCTAAGTCCGATGACCCCGCCATGTTACAGCCACCAGTCTACTGTGATAGCCACGTATGTAACCAAATCAAATTCTACTGTGATACCTGCGATGTATCCATCTGCCTTGAGTGTACAGCCTTAGATCATCCAAGGCCTGAACATAAATACAGATACTTGAAGGATGCAACCGAAGAATACTCCAAAGATTTGAAGGAAGAAATCgacaaagtgaaagtgaaagaaaatgaagCTAGCATAAGCAaaattgttgtcatggaaacaatcAGATCACTCGATAAGTGTTACCAGacagaagaaaagaaaatgaaaggaCACATCCAGAAAACGATCGATGACGTCACTCGCATGATACGTGAAAAAGGTGACACACTTCTTGGTGAATTGAAAGACGAATACGAGAGAAGAAAAATCAACTTAAATGCACAGCTGAAAGAAATGGAGTGCGTAGAGAGTGACATGTCATATGCAAGGGAATATGCCGAGAAACTGATGCATTATGGGAATGCTGCACAGTTAATGTCAGCCAAGAAAGGAATCGCATCTCAAATGGAACAATTATTAAATTTAGAGACAAAAACTGACCCGGATGAGACTGATTACATGGAATTCCAGCCATGTGATGATTTCTACACCACAAAGTCTGTCGGTGTATTGCTTGTATCCACGATATCAGATAATTGTCAATTGGTTGATGTTCCAGAATTTGTCAGAAAAGACGGAGACATCATCTTTACCATAGCAACCGACATTCAACGAACGAAAACGGTagatgaaaatgttgaaattaatGCCGTCATGACGAGACCTGACAACACCTTGGAAGACATTACAGCAATTAATAACAATGATGGAACGTGGAGTTTGAAAAGCAAAGCTAAGATGACAGGAAAACATGAAATCAGGGTGTCAGTATTCAAGAAACCAGTCAAAGGCTCACCAGTGACAATCAATGTTATTCCAATGAAAGgtttgatttgtaaatttggTAGGAGTGGGTCAGGTGTAGGAGAGTTGAATGATGCTTGGGGAGTCAGAGTAACCAAAGATGGGAAGATTAGAGTCTGTGAGCGTGGCAATAACAGATTACAGACTCATACACTGGATGGCCAACATAGCTACACAACCACATTCAGTAATATGCCATCTACAGCCTCTCCACAGTTTTCAGCGGTATCAGAGGATGGTAGTGTCTTTACAACTGATAGCAATAgtcgcaaaataatcgttcaTGATGAGAATGGTAGCGTGATACGATGTTTCGGGGAAAATGTGATAAATTACCCCTTTGGAATTGCAATAAGTCCCGTTAATGGAAGAGTGTATGTTGGTGATAtacattgtcactgcatacaCATCTACAGCCAAGATGGCCACCATTACAAGTCATTTGGCTGTCAAGGTCAAGGTAATGGTCAGCTCAATAGTCCTGTAGACATTGCAATCGATGCTGAGGGCAACGTCTCCGTATCAGATCAAAGCAATCACCGTATTCAAGTGTTTGATGCTGAGGGTCAATACCTGTATAGCTTTGGAAGTCAAGGGTCTGGTGATAATCAGATGTGCTATCCCAGGGGCCTATCACTTGA
- the LOC139122411 gene encoding caprin-1-like isoform X2 has product MSAAHMSQTLPPQSMTAPSQLSESNQLQDSLSSQLSSVQNPSSMSSTVSDPTQSMTLSHEQSQPPQEQSQPAPAKPSQINVNAPPFQSMNYMRQQQQQSYMQQTPQAQIVTSQQLEFTDQSMQQSETQYYSQPPTLQDTQSAHEAQMSVQSAEPHAPGSYPHQHPGMGQPGGYQRPTSAGRGNGRGGRGSRGAGGSTYRGSSRPPFNTRNGRFPSPSYRGGYSYHQPRDYQSNYVPQDRGQYGAGAFSQSGYKRGGGSGAPPRGGVPRGRGTAPRGGNNRGRGGFAKPNQTPVTA; this is encoded by the exons ATGTCAGCAGCTCACATGTCACAAACACTGCCCCCACAGTCCATGACAG CTCCCAGTCAGTTAAGTGAATCAAATCAACTCCAAGACTCCTTGTCATCACAGTTATCATCAGTTCAAAACCCTTCAAGTATGAGTTCCACAGTCTCTGATCCAACTCAGAGCATGACACTCTCTCATGAACAGTCGCAACCACCCCAGGAACAAAGTCAGCCAGCGCCGGCAAAACCCAGCCAAATCAACGTCAACGCACCGCCATTTCAGTCTATGAACTACATGAGACAGCAGCAACAGCAGAGCTACATGCAACAGACGCCACAGGCACAGATTGTGACATCACAGCAACTTGAATTCACAGATCAAAGCATGCAACAGTCAGAAACTCAGTATTACTCACAGCCACCAACACTGCAAGACACACAGTCTGCACATGAAGCAcaaatgtcagtgcagtcagctGAACCTCATG CTCCAGGAAGTTACCCACACCAACATCCAGGCATGGGTCAGCCTGGTGGATATCAAAGACCAACGTCGGCAGGTCGTGGAAATGGACGTGGTGGCCGTGGTTCACGTGGCGCCGGAGGAAGCACATACCGTGGCAGCAGTCGTCCTCCATTTAACACACGTAATGGTCGGTTTCCATCACCATCATATAGGG GAGGATATTCCTATCACCAACCCAGAGATTATCAATCCAACTATGTGCCACAGGACAGAGGCCAGTATGGAGCAGGGGCATTCTCGCAGAGTGGTTACAAAAGAGGTGGTGGTAGTGGAGCGCCCCCACGTGGTGGAGTACCAAGAG GTCGCGGAACTGCTCCCCGTGGTGGAAACAACAGAGGGCGTGGTGGATTTGCCAAGCCAAACCAAACACCTGTAACTGCTTGA
- the LOC139151036 gene encoding tripartite motif-containing protein 2-like, which yields MKENEASRSKVVVMEMIRSLDRCYYREEKKMTRHIQKRRVTRLGRKYGDMLLRELNDVYDKRKSDLNTQLKELERIKCDMSHAREYTEKLMHYGNAARLMSAKKDIASRIEQVLNVETKTDPDETDYMEFQPCDDFYATKSVGVLLVSTTPADHCQLVDVPEFVRKDEDIIFTMIATDVQGTETMDRNVEINAVMKRPDNTLEDITAINNNDGTWSLKCKAKMTGKHEITVSVFKKPVNGSPVTINVIPKKGLICEFGKYGLGREELGDVYGVMVTRNQNIRFCDNSNGRLKTFTVDGKYICTTKFSNISTRVTPLFSAVSEDGSVFTTEDNFRQVIVHKENGRVMRCFGEGVIYFPYGIAISPIDGRVYVVDIWGHCIRIFSQDGKYYKSFASQGQGDGQLNSPVDIAIDAAGKVFVSDKENHRIQVFDAEGQYLYSFGSRGSGDNQMSYPWGISLDSDGSVYVCDHGNNRVMKYESRGKFICRIDYEDNRAENPSGICVTDDKPFGKVVVVNRIKCVQVFSQETKYSQ from the coding sequence atgaaagaaaatgaagcCAGCCGAAGCAAAGTTGTAGTCATGGAAATGATCAGATCACTTGATAGATGTTATTACAGAGaggaaaagaaaatgacaagacaCATCCAGAAACGGCGTGTCACTCGTTTGGGACGAAAATACGGTGACATGTTGCTTCGGGAATTAAATGACGTGTACGACAAAAGGAAAAGTGACTTAAACACACAGCTTAAGGAATTAGAGCGCATCAAGTGTGACATGTCACATGCAAGAGAATATACTGAGAAACTGATGCATTATGGGAATGCTGCACGGTTGATGTCAGCTAAGAAAGACATTGCATCTCGAATAGAACAAGTATTAAATGTAGAGACAAAGACTGACCCGGATGAGACTGATTACATGGAGTTCCAGCCATGTGATGATTTCTACGCCACAAAATCTGTCGGTGTATTGCTTGTATCCACGACACCAGCTGATCATTGCCAGTTGGTTGATGTTCCAGAATTTGTCAGAAAAGACGAAGACATCATTTTCACCATGATAGCAACGGACGTTCAGGGGACGGAAACGATGgatagaaatgttgaaattaatGCCGTCATGAAGAGACCTGACAACACCTTGGAAGACATTACAGCAATTAATAACAATGATGGAACTTGGAGTTTGAAATGCAAAGCTAAGATGACAGGAAAACATGAAATCACGGTGTCAGTATTCAAGAAACCAGTCAACGGATCACCAGTTACAATCAATGTTATTCCAAAGAAAGGTTTGATTTGTGAATTTGGCAAATATGGGTTAGGCAGAGAAGAACTCGGTGATGTATATGGTGTCATGGTAACCAGAAATCAAAATATCAGATTCTGTGATAACAGTAATGGAAGACTAAAGACTTTCACAGTCGATGgtaaatatatatgtacaacCAAGTtcagtaatatttcaacaagAGTTACTCCACTGTTTTCAGCAGTATCAGAGGATGGTAGTGTCTTTACAACTGAAGATAATTTTCGTCAAGTCATCGTCCATAAAGAGAATGGTAGAGTGATGCGATGTTTCGGGGAAGGTGTAATTTATTTCCCATACGGCATTGCGATAAGTCCAATCGATGGTCGGGTCTACGTTGTTGATATCTGGGGTCACTGCATTCGCATATTCAGTCAAGACGGAAAGTATTATAAGTCCTTTGCCAGCCAAGGTCAAGGTGATGGTCAACTCAATAGTCCTGTAGATATTGCCATCGATGCTGCAGGCAAGGTTTTTGTATCAGATAAAGAAAATCACCGTATTCAAGTGTTTGATGCTGAGGGTCAATACCTGTACAGCTTTGGAAGTCGAGGGTCTGGTGATAATCAGATGAGCTATCCCTGGGGCATATCACTTGACAGCGATGgcagtgtgtatgtgtgtgaccATGGTAATAACAGAGTGATGAAGTATGAGTCACGtggtaaatttatctgtcgtaTCGATTATGAAGATAATCGGGCAGAGAATCCCTCTGGTATCTGTGTAACTGATGACAAACCATTTGGTAAAGTTGTAGTCGTCAACAGAATCAAGTGCGTTCAAGTTTTCTCACAAGAAACGAAATATTCTCAGTAA
- the LOC139122411 gene encoding caprin-1-like isoform X3 translates to MSAAHMSQTLPPQSMTAPSQLSESNQLQDSLSSQLSSVQNPSSMSSTVSDPTQSMTLSHEQSQPPQEQSQPAPAKPSQINVNAPPFQSMNYMRQQQQQSYMQQTPQAQIVTSQQLEFTDQSMQQSETQYYSQPPTLQDTQSAHEAQMSVQSAEPHAPGSYPHQHPGMGQPGGYQRPTSAGRGNGRGGRGSRGAGGSTYRGSSRPPFNTRNGGYSYHQPRDYQSNYVPQDRGQYGAGAFSQSGYKRGGGSGAPPRGGVPRGRGTAPRGGNNRGRGGFAKPNQTPVTA, encoded by the exons ATGTCAGCAGCTCACATGTCACAAACACTGCCCCCACAGTCCATGACAG CTCCCAGTCAGTTAAGTGAATCAAATCAACTCCAAGACTCCTTGTCATCACAGTTATCATCAGTTCAAAACCCTTCAAGTATGAGTTCCACAGTCTCTGATCCAACTCAGAGCATGACACTCTCTCATGAACAGTCGCAACCACCCCAGGAACAAAGTCAGCCAGCGCCGGCAAAACCCAGCCAAATCAACGTCAACGCACCGCCATTTCAGTCTATGAACTACATGAGACAGCAGCAACAGCAGAGCTACATGCAACAGACGCCACAGGCACAGATTGTGACATCACAGCAACTTGAATTCACAGATCAAAGCATGCAACAGTCAGAAACTCAGTATTACTCACAGCCACCAACACTGCAAGACACACAGTCTGCACATGAAGCAcaaatgtcagtgcagtcagctGAACCTCATG CTCCAGGAAGTTACCCACACCAACATCCAGGCATGGGTCAGCCTGGTGGATATCAAAGACCAACGTCGGCAGGTCGTGGAAATGGACGTGGTGGCCGTGGTTCACGTGGCGCCGGAGGAAGCACATACCGTGGCAGCAGTCGTCCTCCATTTAACACACGTAATG GAGGATATTCCTATCACCAACCCAGAGATTATCAATCCAACTATGTGCCACAGGACAGAGGCCAGTATGGAGCAGGGGCATTCTCGCAGAGTGGTTACAAAAGAGGTGGTGGTAGTGGAGCGCCCCCACGTGGTGGAGTACCAAGAG GTCGCGGAACTGCTCCCCGTGGTGGAAACAACAGAGGGCGTGGTGGATTTGCCAAGCCAAACCAAACACCTGTAACTGCTTGA